A genome region from Drosophila simulans strain w501 chromosome 2R, Prin_Dsim_3.1, whole genome shotgun sequence includes the following:
- the LOC6736036 gene encoding uncharacterized protein LOC6736036: MSPGVELLLLLLLSASLHAEISHLPMASNRIILDSTELLQNPLIPDAGVPAARATPLPPQKCPSLQRYRKMLKDFDDLEDLYVDVPVHIALAERQRKRFVLNLNDSTPLTIRFSAPVGRKMYYNQTGNPLRPAAVAPGPGVAVGSLVLPCALRGQYDLFVLARHSGALKVDALAEHPQHDWPLLNATHRIAIRTQNRVRKREMIVKWERSKFDFHVMHYCLVIQRLSMDTPRMSFTNFCQAVSAYTDQRPMTPSCAAGGPLEGIWGAPPQRERRLNPRQNVHIVCTGKRRQQLLRRLLPRSSYHLDLFGIHQGRQNLTLRLASSQVNFNRTQPLALKQQALMQLKIGGQHGKQVYSFKVPQTTRQLGEPFMRHLLIPCSGSEIRVKLLRQRSEVGKTEAFYSPTYIRQKGVLPGERYLMRFEPSNDDEALRAQKVMVALSSEALFRDLPELPQNTTVFNVRTRCSRATIAWNGSPDERELSYCIIVFNLPQRNRSVVDFTNYCMDFVPKRVMQYRNFEWMTCRERQQSPDNIETETILNLMPGSSYLVYVTANLSMGKPLPYQALTLHMASQCLDGSHESFY, from the exons ATGTCGCCAGGagtggagctgctgctgttgctcttgctcAGCGCGTCGCTGCACGCGGAGATCTCCCACTTGCCGATGGCCAGCAACCGCATCATCCTGGACTCCACGGAGCTGCTCCAGAACCCGCTGATCCCGGACGCCGGTGTGCCAGCGGCCAGGGCGACGCCACTTCCGCCGCAGAAGTGTCCTTCGCTGCAGCGGTACCGCAAGATGCTGAAGGACTTCGACGACCTGGAGGACCTCTACGTGGACGTGCCCGTGCACATAGCTCTGGCGGAGCGGCAGAGGAAGCG ATTTGTGCTGAACCTGAACGACTCGACGCCGCTGACGATTCGCTTTTCGGCGCCCGTGGGCCGCAAGATGTACTACAATCAGACAG GAAACCCCCTACGGCCGGCGGCAGTGGCACCAGGGCCAGGTGTGGCTGTGGGCAGTCTGGTGCTGCCCTGCGCCCTGCGCGGCCAGTACGACCTCTTCGTCCTCGCCCGCCACTCGGGAGCCCTCAAGGTGGACGCCCTGGCGGAGCATCCTCAGCACGACTGGCCCCTCCTCAACGCCACGCACCGGATCGCCATTCGCACCCAGAACCGCGTGCGGAAGCGCGAGATGATCGTCAAGTGGGAGAGGAG CAAGTTTGATTTCCATGTCATGCACTATTGCCTGGTGATTCAGAGACTCTCCATGGACACGCCACGGATGAGCTTCACCAACTTCTGCCAGGCGGTGTCCGCCTACACGGACCAGCGACCCATGACTCCCAGTTGCGCCGCAGGCGGTCCCTTGGAAGGGATTTGGGGTGCTCCACCCCAGCGGGAAAGGAGACTTAATCCCCGGCAGAATGTGCACATCGTGTGCACGGGGAAGAGgcgccagcagctgctgcgccGCCTTCTCCCGAGGAGCAGTTACCATCTAGACCTGTTCGGAATCCACCAGGGTCGGCAGAACCTCACCCTGCGACTGGCCAGCAGCCAGGTGAACTTCAACCGTACCCAACCCCTGGCCCTGAAGCAGCAGGCTCTGATGCAACTCAAGATCGGAGGACAGCACGGGAAGCAGGTGTACAGCTTCAAGGTGCCGCAGACGACTCGCCAGCTGGGGGAGCCGTTCATGAGGCACCTGTTGATCCCTTGCTCGGGCAGCGAAATCCGGGTGAAGCTGCTGCGCCAACGCAGCGAGGTGGGAAAAACGGAGGCCTTCTACAGTCCCACTTACATTCGGCAGAAGGGAGTCCTACCAGGGGAGCGCTATCTCATGCGGTTCGAGCCCAGCAACGACGACGAGGCGTTGCGAGCCCAGAAGGTCATG GTGGCCCTGAGCAGCGAGGCTCTGTTCCGGGATTTGCCCGAGCTGCCGCAGAACACGACAGTCTTCAATGTGCGGACGCGGTGCAGTAGAGCCACCATTGCCTGGAATGGCTCACCGGATGAACGGGAGCTGAG CTACTGCATCATAGTGTTCAACCTGCCGCAGCGCAATCGCAGCGTGGTGGACTTCACCAACTACTGCATGGACTTTGTGCCCAAGCGGGTGATGCAGTACAGGAACTTCGAGTGGATGACCTGCAGGGAGAGGCAGCAGAG TCCCGACAACATCGAGACGGAGACCATACTGAACCTGATGCCGGGCTCCAGCTACCTGGTCTACGTGACCGCCAACCTGAGCATGGGCAAGCCGCTGCCCTACCAGGCGCTGACCCTCCACATGGCCAGCCAGTGCCTGGACGGATCGCACGAGTCCTTCTACTAA
- the LOC6737526 gene encoding uncharacterized protein LOC6737526 translates to MWCNNPGVIIIIFLGQTFNLWQGIVNPSNETANTVIFMLPEKDLGPDVWQAGVSCLDSFAQIFFFRKPTERFTRAYNLMLTHAFNLSSPADQIQEGFSKLINEAVTNPGPPDREELFQMRVASDYNITNGTEDQGELILADNYVIVVDSVNRLKELMAKKIAKMRSWNPGARFLVLFHNASCRNYPLGVATSIFKDLMEMFYVHRVALLYANSSMNYNLLVNDYYSNVNCRILNVQSVGQCHDGQLYPNNAVVKASMQDYVSGFSPRNCTFFACSSISAPFVEADCILGLEMRILGFMKNRLKFDVNQTCSLESRGEMDGPVNWTGLLGKVQNNECDFVFGGYYPDNEVADHFWGSDTYLQDAHTWYIKMADRRPAWQAMVGIFEAYTWIGFILILIICWLFWFALVKILPEPKYYQQLSLTAINALAVSISIAVQERPICETTRLFFMALTLYGLNVVATYTSKMIGTFQDPGYLHQLDELTEVLAAGIPFGGHEESRDWFENDDDMWIFNGYNISPEFIPQSKNLEAVKWGQRCILSNRMYTMQSPLADVIYAFPYNVFSSPLQMIMKAGFPFLFEMNSIIRLMRDVGIFQKIDADFRYNNTYLNRINKMRPQFPDTAIVLTTEHLKGPFFILVVGSCCAALTFLGELMIHSWRTQLVSTSEQQDRRRARRRRRRRKAAKDNRWQRQVQVAPVVRFTPVKRRKVFQGQTSQK, encoded by the exons ATGTGGTGTAATAATCCCggtgtcatcatcatcatctttctGGGGCAGACTTTCAACCTGTGGCAGGGCATAGTGAATCCCTCGAATGAGACGGCCAACACGGTGATCTTCATGCTGCCCGAAAAAGACTTGGGACCCGATGTGTGGCAGGCCGGAGTGAGCTGCCTCGATAGCTTCGCCCAAATCTTCTTCTTTCGCAAGCCGACGGAGCGCTTCACCAGAGCCTATAACTTGATGCTGACGCACGCCTTCAATCTGTCCAGTCCGGCGGATCAGATCCAGGAGGGATTCAGCAAGCTGATCAACGAAGCAGTAACGAATCCAGGTCCGCCGGACAGGGAGGAACTCTTCCAGATGCGCGTGGCCAGTGATTACAACATCACGAATGGGACGGAAGACCAGGGAGAGCTGATCCTAGCGGACAATTATGTGATAGTGGTGGACTCGGTGAATCGATTAAAAGAGCTGATGGCgaaaaaaatagccaaaatGCGATCCTGGAATCCAGGAGCGCGTTTCCTGGTGCTCTTTCATAATGCTAGTTGTCGGAATTATCCTCTTGGCGTAGCCACCAGTATTTTCAAGGACCTCATGGAAATGTTTTACGTGCACCGAGTTGCTCTTCTCTATGCCAACTCCTCCATGAACTACAATCTGCTGGTCAATGATTACTACAGCAATGTAAACTGCAGGATTCTGAATGTCCAGAGCGTGGGCCAGTGCCACGATGGCCAACTTTACCCCAATAATGCTGTCGTGAAGGCCTCCATGCAGGACTACGTATCAGGCTTCAGTCCCAGGAACTGCACCTTTTTTGCCTGCTCCTCCATCTCTGCTCCCTTTGTGGAGGCCGACTGTATCCTGGGACTGGAAATGAGGATCCTGGGGTTCATGAAAAATCGACTGAAATTCGAT GTAAACCAAACCTGCAGCCTGGAGTCACGTGGTGAAATGGATGGCCCAGTTAACTGGACTGGCTTACTGGGGAAAGTCCAGAACAACGAGTGCGACTTTGTCTTCGGCGGCTATTATCCGGACAACGAGGTGGCGGACCACTTTTGGGGATCCGATACCTATCTGCAGGATGCGCACACCTGGTACATAAAAATGGCCGACAGAAGACCCGCCTGGCAGGCGATGGTGGGCATCTTCGAAGCCTACACCTGGATTGGCTTCATCCTGATCCTAATAATCTGCTGGCTGTTCTGGTTCGCCCTGGTCAAGATTTTGCCGGAGCCGAAGTACTACCAACAGTTGAGTCTGACTGCCATTAATGCCCTGGCCGTATCCATATCGATAGCCGTCCAAGAGCGACCCATTTGCGAGACGACGAGGCTGTTCTTCATGGCCCTGACCCTGTACGGCCTGAACGTGGTGGCTACGTACACGTCCAAGATGATAGGCACCTTCCAGGATCCCGGCTACCTTCACCAGCTGGACGAGCTGACGGAGGTGTTGGCCGCGGGTATTCCCTTCGGTGGCCACGAGGAGAGCCGCGACTGGTTCGAGAACGACGACGACATGTGGATCTTCAACGGATACAACATCTCGCCGGAGTTCATTCCGCAATCGAAGAACCTGGAGGCGGTGAAGTGGGGCCAGCGGTGCATCCTGAGCAACCGGATGTACACGATGCAGAGTCCCCTGGCGGATGTCATATACGCCTTTCCCTACAACGTCTTCAGCAGTCCGCTGCAGATGATCATGAAGGCGGGATTCCCCTTCCTCTTCGAGATGAACAGCATCATCCGCCTCATGCGCGACGTGGGCATCTTCCAGAAGATCGACGCGGACTTCAGGTACAACAACACGTACCTCAACAGGATCAACAAGATGCGCCCCCAGTTCCCGGACACGGCCATCGTCCTGACCACGGAGCACCTGAAGGGACCCTTCTTCATTCTGGTGGTGGGCAGCTGCTGCGCCGCCCTCACGTTCCTCGGCGAGCTAATGATCCACAGCTGGCGAACCCAGCTGGTCAGCACGAGCGAACAGCAGGACAGGAGGAgggccaggaggaggaggaggaggaggaaggcAGCAAAGGACAACCGCTGGCAGCGCCAAGTTCAAGTGGCTCCAGTCGTTCGATTTACGCCAGTCAAACGACGCAAAGTTTTCCAGGGACAAACAAGTCAAAAGTAA
- the LOC6736037 gene encoding gastrin/cholecystokinin type B receptor has product MALLHYTFDQLELYLEWAFAQHGEATPSPSIQPYPGVFVGDLSQLNRFKRHAFSAVVGTLFVLAFSGNLSTLYVNSRRKLRPFFRACLISLACSDLVSSVFCTVSYMAQFQAQYLQLWTIGGFMCKFVPFITTTSVLSGSLTLVAIALDRYLAVMRPVLGFWSPDKRFSTLCMLLIWACSIGSSGPLLGIYDYRKIYLLDVEDSGEESEEVATAEPEELVVTELEVVHMCLAGDHDVGLYYVILFTLIFLPCIVSFLWLNAVIARQLWLRRHYHQEQQVQQQEPKEGQFKTMANGGDLLMPSTLVSAVGVAVPFALDNTPLPPKSPVKAPGKKTTAAALAREARHRRMVAVVLLMMAVFICLRLPAWVFLIMRLYGSYSEPIDWLLYFSFGILNLFSCALNPIFYTFLTQTIRTVTLVKHKIQGFLGCPLGKVPDGMPTDQMDKSRCCCGLRPPTFTWRCHPSRDRAAATVIRDVDQPDPPSDQVQPDPSSLRRFLSYKQEVFSIYKQCGDSSSASIESSA; this is encoded by the exons ATGGCCCTGCTCCACTACACCTTCGACCAGCTCGAGTTGTACCTAGAATGGGCGTTCGCCCAGCACGGAGAGGCCACGCCGAGTCCCTCGATCCAGCCGTATCCGGGCGTGTTCGTGGGCGATCTCAGCCAGCTGAACCGCTTCAAGCGGCACGCCTTCTCCGCCGTCGTGGGCACGCTCTTCGTCCTCGCCTTCTCCGGCAACCTGAGCACCCTCTACGTGAACAGCCGCCGGAAGCTGCGTCCCTTCTTCCGGGCCTGCCTCATCTCCCTGGCCTGCAGTGACCTCGTCTCCAGCGTCTTCTGCACCGTGTCCTACATGGCCCAGTTCCAGGCGCAGTATCTGCAGCTCTGG ACAATTGGTGGCTTCATGTGCAAGTTTGTGCCCTTCATAACCACCACGTCGGTGTTGTCGGGCAGCCTGACCCTGGTGGCCATCGCCTTGGACCGCTATTTGGCCGTGATGCGACCCGTGCTGGGGTTCTGGAGTCCCGACAAACGCTTCAGCACTCTGTGCATGCTGCTCATCTGGGCCTGCTCGATAGGATCTTCTGGCCCGCTGCTGGGCATCTACGACTACCGGAAGATCTATCTCTTGGATGTGGAGGACTCCGGCGAGGAGAGTGAGGAGGTGGCGACCGCTGAGCCCGAGGAGCTGGTGGTCACCGAGCTGGAAGTGGTCCACATGTGCCTGGCCGGGGAC CACGACGTCGGACTCTACTACGTCATACTGTTCACCCTGATCTTCCTGCCGTGCATAGTGTCCTTCCTATGGCTGAATGCCGTGATTGCGAGGCAGCTCTGGCTGCGGAGGCACTaccaccaggagcagcaggtgcagcagcaggagcccAAGGAGGGTCAGTTCAAGACCATGGCGAATGGCGGGGACCTCCTGATGCCCTCCACCTTGGTCAGTGCCGTGGGAGTGGCCGTGCCCTTTGCGCTGGACAACACTCCCTTGCCGCCCAAGAGTCCCGTCAAGGCTCCTGGGAAGAAgaccactgctgctgctctggcCAGGGAGGCCAGGCACCGCAGgatggtggcggtggtgctgctgatgatggcgGTTTTCATATGCCTTCGACTGCCCGCCTGGGTCTTCCTGATCATGCGGCTCTATGGATCCTACTCGGAGCCCATCGACTGGCTCCTGTACTTCAGCTTCGGCATACTGAACCTGTTCAGTTGCGCCCTGAACCCCATCTTCTACACCTTCCTCACCCAGACCATTAGGACCGTGACGCTGGTCAAGCACAAAATTCAGGGATTCCTTGGCTGCCCGCTTGGTAAAGTGCCGGATGGCATGCCCACGGATCAGATGGACAAAAGCAGGTGCTGCTGCGGCCTGAGGCCACCCACCTTCACATGGAGGTGCCATCCCAGCCGCGATAGGGCAGCAGCCACGGTAATCAGGGATGTGGACCAGCCAGATCCGCCCTCCGACCAGGTGCAACCGGATCCGAGTAGCCTGCGGCGGTTCCTCAGCTACAAGCAGGAGGTTTTCAGCATTTACAAGCAGTGCGGTGACTCGTCGAGTGCGTCAATCGAGTCCTCCGCCTGA